The DNA region CGATGCGCCAAGTGCTGGCGCGTAGTGGGCAACGCCTCGGTTTCTTTGTAATGATTGTTGTATGAATGACAGAATGTCGCTGTCACCGCTGCGTCCTTTCTTGGGCCATGTCTTTCGCTGTATCCTCCTCAGTCGCCTTCGCCAGATGGTGTGGCCAATGAACCTCTATGGATGCTAACTTGGAGCTCAGCGCGCCCAAGTCCACTAGCTGCATCCGTGATGCTTATCGCACTATCCGCACCGATACTGCCCCTAACCCTGGCCTTATGCGCACCCAAAGCTGCAGGCCCACTTGCACCCGTGCCCAACCAGTGGTTTATATATTACGTCAAATGTGCAAACTAACGGCTGTAATGGTCATATTGGTTAAGGAGACGCCTGAAAATCTTCTCCCGACTCCAATCTCATATCCATGAGAACTTCCCCCGTGGCGCCCAGCGTGAATCTTGCGGTGGCCACCCACTCGCACGGGTAACCTGCGATGCTGCGCCGTGGCCCTAAGCAATGAAGATGATACTTGAGGGAGGCTTCACTCTGCAGAGGCATCTTCACCGTCCGATGGCAGGCTGGATCCCGATCGTGGGGGGAATGTGAGATGGAGCGGAGAGGTGGGGATGTCGACTCCGATTTTTTGCaacttttttgttttttgttttgagaCTGTTCTCACCTCTCAATCAATTCTCTACAGTCAGGAGATGCGTTCTGTATTTTTTGCAGTAGTTTTGAAGGGTTGCAGAATGGATCGTAATCCATAAGAGCTATCCGGGCTAGTTGAGAGTGAGGAATcttgaagccatcaccacccacccaccaaccaaccctccACCCAGTTTAAAATCAACAGTCAATAGATGACACCACAAATGATGAGAGTGGGGAAAGTCAACAGTGTGTAATATGTTCTGTCATTGGTCTCATATCCCGTCTAGATACATCACAATCGAATCCATTCCACTCTGCTAGCCACCTATCGTAACACATCGCCTCTACCTATCGATGATCATCCTGTCTAATGTAAATGTATCTCGAGGTCTAGTCTATGACTGAGGAACTGTCTGCAACTTCCAAGTCCACTGAGGTCTCCGCTCAACCCCCGTTGTGGCTTCTTTCAATGCTCCAAATCTTTAATggctttcctcctcctccttatAATGCTCAATAattctcaacctctccgccgGCGTCACATACTTGACATGCTCAACACCGCCCTCGAGCACAGCAACTCTCATCATCGCGAGCAACTACACATTATGTTAGCTCCCATtcccacatcatcaacaaacaaTATCAGATAGTTACTCACATTATGCGCAGCATTGCTATGCTCAtaaaccccccctccaaacgCAGCCGTCGCATCCttccccaccctcgccctaATAATCGCCTTTCCGCCAGGGTGCTTGTTCTCAAATTCGCTCGCGTCATGGATGTACCCATTGATCAAAATCAGCGaattcttcttcgcctccctctGAAACGTCTCCCAGCTCACAAGCGGGAGCTTGTCCGGCCTAGCCGGCCATTTGATatcctcctgcttctccttcagTCTTCTCAGCGTCATGGTCAGCTCCCCCTTGCTGATTTCGTTTTGGGGAAAAGTCTGCAGCTGCGTCGACAACCCAAGCCGGGAGCTGAGGTAGATGAACCATTTTGTCGGGTCGTACTGATACCACTTGATCCCATTGCGGTAGTCAACAGGGAACTGGTGGTGGAAGTTGTGGTACCCCTCCCCGGCAGTGACGATGGCCGTAAAAAAGTGGTTGCGGGGGGTGTGCTTGTCGTCAAATGGGGCGTCGCCAAAGGTGTGGGCGAGGGAGTTGATGCACATGATGCTGTGTTGGACGATCGTCAGCCTGAGCATGGCCGCGTAGCAGATGCCGCCTGCCCAGTCGCCCCAGAAGTATCCTGCTACTGCCGCTGGCATGACGTAGGCCAGGAAAGGGAAGAGCTTGAAGTAGTGACGGTGTTGGAACATGACGagcttgttcttcttgaggtCGGAGACGTCTGTGGGGCCGGCTTGGATGTCTCGCCTGAAGAGGATCCAGCCGGCGTGCGTCCACCAGAAGCCTTCTTTTCCGGAGTGGGGGTCGAGGTCCGAGTCGGTGTAGCGGTGGTGGGCGCGGTGCTCGCGAGCCCACCAGAAGGCCGAGCCTTGGACGCCGCAGGTGCcgccgatgaggaggaaaatttggaggggggtggaggctTTGAAGGAGCGGTGGGAGTAGAGTCTGTGGGAGCCGGCGGTTGAGCCTGTGAGAGAAAAGTTGGTTGTTAAGTTTGGATATCCGAGGTGGGCGGTTTTCAGGGTCTACTTACCGATGATGCTGAACCAGTACAGGAAGACAGACCACCACAATGTCTTGGTCTGCAAGGGCACAAAGAGAAGCCCGTATAGACCTATTATCGGGGAGACAGTGAGAACAATCATGCTTTCCCACTTGATCCGTTGCCATAGCGTCTCAGCAGGCTTCTCAACCTTGGGCAATGGAAGCGCCAGTGGGTTCTTCTCCCAGGCCAGCATCGTCGCCGGTTCttcggtgacggtgacggacATGTTGAAGGCTTCACCGATGATGATAAACGATAAGGTTCAAAAGAGAGAAATATGCTTGCTGTCCACGAAGACGCTAGCCTGAGTCGATCGATGGCAGCATGGCATCAGAGCTGTCCTTATATCCCCCCAACCTGTCCTACTATACCGCCATGTAAGACACTATCAAGATACATGATTCCCCACAGTAAATGCTGACTCCCTCGGTGACGACACTCGCAACATTCCAACGGGCACTGAATAAGGGGCTCGAAAAGGAGAACCAACAATGGCGCTGGGCAGGCACGGGGACGGAATGTTCTGGCCAAGACAACGGCTCCGGCCCCGATGGACATAAGAAAACTGCTTCAGGTTTTGCAAGTATGTGCAGGTAGCAGGTAAAACCCGGCATTACCGGCTATTGTCCCGAATGTGAGACTATCTGTCGGGGCTTAGGGTCCCTACATGACATAACGGTTATGCAGCCACGGGTAGATTTCTGTCTTGTGCGAGGCACCAGACCTGAGCAGGCTGTGAGAACCTCACTTTTGGAAAACACACGCGGACCACAGGTGCAAACTTTTTTTGGCAGTAGATCATATGAAGCAAGACAAGCTTCTAGCTGTCAGAACTTTGGGTTCATACCTTTGACAGCACATGGAAAGACCAATTATGACCGGAAAGGGAGAGGATCGTCCGTCTCCGATTATGAGCAGGTAAAACCTCAAGGCGCGCGATTATCGCATTATCAATCACACGGCATCTATATGCATGTCAGCCAGCGCGTTTCATTGCCAGAAGGGGCTGAGAGCCATATGTAGTACTGTGGTCGACCGATAGGTGAGGGTCCAGCTTGCGGGGGAGGCTATCGCCATCTGTGGAACAGCGGCAGACCCCGATGGGTTGATGCGATGTTCTTTTCCTCCCGGAGTCGTGTATGCTTCACAAAGTTTGAGGTATCTGTCGACGCCGATCTTCGGAATAGTCGGAGGCTGACCAGCGACTGAACATTGTATAGTATGACGCGGCATGATGGTGTACAAGCAGAGGCAAAGCATTGGACGCGCGGGACggggagaaaaggaagagacaTTGTATCATAAATCCAAAAAGGCATATGTTGCTATACCAGACGATTAGAaaggtgggagaggacggcAATGTGCTAGTGAGGCTCTGTTGGACTGCCGTCTACGTGTGTAAGTGGCGTTCTTCATCCCACCCAAGAACCTTAGGGGCGGCACGGCCCTATCGTCGCTGAATCCCTACAACATGTAAGTGTTAGCAAGACGCTCCTCAAGCCCGCACTTGGGTCGACGCCAATGAGTCGTTATCTTCACAAAAGCCTATCGATGAGAACTTTTGATAAGAACTAGACATCTGCCAAGTTCCAGCACGCGAAGCCCTTCAGCAATCAGGCAACAGGCTTCAAAATGTGTGTCGTTGCACTAACAATTTGTGTGCTGTCGTGCCTGTTGTGGCTGAGTGGGGGGCACACACATCTCAACAACTGCCGCTCCCACCTCGGATCCCGGGTTCGTCGGACGCACCAATTGATTGACAGGACCCTTGATACCAAAAGCCGGGAGAGTGATGCTGTCTCTTAAAGTGCCGCCGAGATGGACCCGTCCCTGCTCCGTCCTGATCGGATGTCGTGGAGAAAGCCACCTCCGGTGCAAGACTGTTGTTGGTTGCCTGTGGCCTCCGTTCCCGCGAAACATATATACCAACACGAACACTCAGACTCCCCCGCAGTATCATCGCCAGAGACGCCAAGCGTCCCGCATCGTCGTCACTGGACACAACAAGACCATGTTCAACCCACTCCAAGGCTGGAAATCTGAACCAGCGCCCCGACACCAGGGCTATTCGGCCTTTGTCAATGGCCACTGGAGGAGCTTCGCCAGCCCAACCAAAAATGTCGTGGATGGTTCCAACACACCCACACGCTTTTCTGTATGGTCCTGGAATATCGACTTCAAGCTGGATGTGCCCGTGGCTCGCATGAGGGCTGCTCTCAACCATGTCCGATCATTAGTGGCTTCTCAAGACGGGACTCCGTGCATCGTCATGTTCAACGAGATGGTTGCATCTGACCTGGATGTGATAGCGGACGACGAGTGGGTTAGGGAAAACTACAATGTGACCGACCTGACTGGAGAGAACTGGGACTTCCACGACTTTCCTCCCGGATTTGGCTATGGTGAGTTCTTTCGGTGAGAAAGCCAGCGAAAGAAAGTCTTGCATGCTGACGACCGATGCAGGAACATGCATTCTTGTGCCGAAGGTGCTCCCCATCAAGGCCGTGTTCCGTGTCTACTACCCCAACTCGTCGATGCAGCGTGATGCCCTCTTTGTCGACATTGCCATCCCACGAGACAAAGTCCTTCGTGTATGCAGCACCCACCTGGAATCCCTGGTGGCCCGGCCACCGAAGCGGCCGGCGCAACTTGCCACGGCGGCCAGGTTCTTGCACCAGGCACATCTTGGCATTCTCGCGGGAGACCTCAACGCCATCGAGCGCTTCGACTGGACCCTCCACAAGGAAAACAGGCTCAAGGATGCGTATCTCGAGACTGGCGGCAAACAAGGAGACGAGGCTGGGGCGACATGGGGATTGATGGGCCGCAGCAATGACAGACAGCGGTATGGAACGTCCAGAATGGACAAGGTGCTCTTTTGCGGAAAGGCAGCGTTGCTTGATTACGGTACTTTCGGGCTGGATGTTGAAGTCGAAGATGAGGCGGATCGGCAGAAGTTAAAGCGCTCTTGGGGTCTGGCGAAAGCCTGGGTGACGGATCATTTGGGCGTTCGGGCAGAATTCCAACTCGAAGAGGTTTAACCAAAAGGTGCTAGTGTGCTGTATAATATCCATGTATGACTCGTAGTTAACAACAATAGATATGTATCAACCTCGTGCCAACGAAAGCAAGAGTCAGAACCGGCTGTTCGTGCTGTCGACGGTTTGACCGGGAGCCAAGACCGTCCCGAGGCTTAGCTACCACATTCCCGGGTCGGGACCCACACAACCGCCTGACCAGGGGTCGATATCAAATGCTGGGTTTGCAATCGCATCGAGGccgggggtttggaggtttCCCCCCTCGAGAACGTTTTGGAGACCCTTAGATTTGGACGGCGAAGTCAGTACACCGTTGAAACAAACGGCGACCGATATTTCTTGCGACAAAGACGCTGTTGAGCTGTTACTGCACCCGACCTGGCACTTGGTGCTCGGTGTTGGCACTGTACCACTGAATTTCGAAGGCGATACAGCAGTGCTTTCTGGATTGCTGCTTCCAAACCAAGGCCTCATTTTTGTTTGATTCGAAAACACCCAATCTCAATGATTTCACGTGTCAAGCATAGACAGGACAATTCCATAGCCGCTCACCTTCACATGATAAAAACGGAGGCGAAGGTCCTGGTGGTCAGGTAATATTGAATACGAAGTGTGTGAAAAGGCGGTAATTACCGGGGGGCCGTTAGGCCCACTGGCACAGCATCCTAGACCTGGCCGCTGGAGATCGAGCCCGCCCGTTGACGACATGGCGCTCAATGCTTCCACA from Podospora pseudocomata strain CBS 415.72m chromosome 3, whole genome shotgun sequence includes:
- the OLE1_2 gene encoding stearoyl-CoA 9-desaturase (COG:C; COG:I; EggNog:ENOG503NU4E) — translated: MSVTVTEEPATMLAWEKNPLALPLPKVEKPAETLWQRIKWESMIVLTVSPIIGLYGLLFVPLQTKTLWWSVFLYWFSIIGSTAGSHRLYSHRSFKASTPLQIFLLIGGTCGVQGSAFWWAREHRAHHRYTDSDLDPHSGKEGFWWTHAGWILFRRDIQAGPTDVSDLKKNKLVMFQHRHYFKLFPFLAYVMPAAVAGYFWGDWAGGICYAAMLRLTIVQHSIMCINSLAHTFGDAPFDDKHTPRNHFFTAIVTAGEGYHNFHHQFPVDYRNGIKWYQYDPTKWFIYLSSRLGLSTQLQTFPQNEISKGELTMTLRRLKEKQEDIKWPARPDKLPLVSWETFQREAKKNSLILINGYIHDASEFENKHPGGKAIIRARVGKDATAAFGGGVYEHSNAAHNLLAMMRVAVLEGGVEHVKYVTPAERLRIIEHYKEEEESH
- a CDS encoding hypothetical protein (COG:L; EggNog:ENOG503P0V7), producing the protein MLSLKVPPRWTRPCSVLIGCRGESHLRCKTVVGCLWPPFPRNIYTNTNTQTPPQYHRQRRQASRIVVTGHNKTMFNPLQGWKSEPAPRHQGYSAFVNGHWRSFASPTKNVVDGSNTPTRFSVWSWNIDFKLDVPVARMRAALNHVRSLVASQDGTPCIVMFNEMVASDLDVIADDEWVRENYNVTDLTGENWDFHDFPPGFGYGTCILVPKVLPIKAVFRVYYPNSSMQRDALFVDIAIPRDKVLRVCSTHLESLVARPPKRPAQLATAARFLHQAHLGILAGDLNAIERFDWTLHKENRLKDAYLETGGKQGDEAGATWGLMGRSNDRQRYGTSRMDKVLFCGKAALLDYGTFGLDVEVEDEADRQKLKRSWGLAKAWVTDHLGVRAEFQLEEV